From the Quercus lobata isolate SW786 chromosome 6, ValleyOak3.0 Primary Assembly, whole genome shotgun sequence genome, one window contains:
- the LOC115995288 gene encoding G-type lectin S-receptor-like serine/threonine-protein kinase LECRK2, with the protein MAVTRILLWVFTFILSSHCSCTQMNNSTINLGSSISAGSNSSWKSPSGDFAFGFYPLVTGKYLVGIWFDKISEKTLVWSANRDDPAGKGSSIKLSRTGQLVLRHSNGTEVVIYNVTSTDSASMQDNGNFVLRNSSSGIIWQSFNFPTNTILLGQALVMGQKLYSNANDTVDYSIGRFKLEIQESDGNVLLKAFHFSYPAYWYTATVNNGNVSLVFNKTTAFLYPIYVEKNSKAYNMTSAAPTPIEDFYHRATINDKGNFQQLAFYKGNGASQWDVVWEAIKEPCTVDNICGVFGFCTSPDNKIVNCTCLPGYSPRDPNIPSKGCYPNVVMEFCAPNSLASDFTIERLDDSDFPNFDFANLAKIEQTDEDGCREEVMNDCFCVAGVFYRESHVCYKKRMPLVNGRRSNPATNNMVAFLKVPVENDNLDRKDKKESPSSAVILASFLSCSILAVLFAAIGIYQHPWAQRYICVQLQPPPKRKPVEINLKAYSFQDLQEASNGFKNILGQGAFGTVYSGVLTLEDEEVEVAVKKLERVIERGEKEFLTEVQVIGLTHHRNLVRLLGYCNEHNHRLLVYELMQNGTLSNFLFGEEERPSWESRAQIALGIGRGLLYLHEECETQIIHCDIKPQNVLLDNNNTAKIADFGLAKLLMPNQTRTNTNVRGTMGYIAPEWLKNAPVTAKVDVYSFGVMLLEIIYCRKHMELHPAAESAEVEYTILTDWVLSCVRDGNLESTVSNDTELLSDYKRFERMAMVGVWCICSNPTLRPSMKKVVQMLEGTVEVEVPPLVDAQIF; encoded by the coding sequence ATGGCTGTTACTAGAATTCTTCTTTGGGTTTTTACATTCATTCTCTCCTCACATTGCTCATGCACTCAGATGAATAACAGTACGATTAACTTGGGTTCCAGCATCAGTGCAGGCTCCAATTCTTCATGGAAATCACCTTCTGGTGATTTTGCTTTTGGATTCTACCCTCTTGTCACTGGCAAGTACCTTGTCGGAATTTGGTTTGATAAGATATCAGAGAAAACTCTAGTTTGGTCAGCTAATCGAGACGATCCAGCTGGTAAAGGATCCTCTATCAAGTTATCACGCACAGGCCAACTAGTGTTGAGGCACTCAAATGGGACTGAAGTTGTCATATACAATGTCACGTCAACAGATTCTGCTTCAATGCAAGATAATGGCAATTTTGTATTGCGAAACTCTTCCTCAGGAATCATCTGGCAGAGTTTCAATTTCCCTACAAACACTATTCTACTAGGCCAAGCTTTGGTTATGGGCCAGAAGCTCTATTCCAATGCCAATGACACAGTTGACTACTCAATTGGCCGATTCAAGTTGGAGATTCAGGAATCGGATGGGAATGTTCTACTGAAAGCGTTTCATTTTAGTTATCCTGCTTACTGGTACACTGCTACTGTTAACAATGGCAATGTGAGCCTAGTTTTCAACAAGACCACAGCTTTTTTGTATCCCATTTatgtagaaaaaaattcaaaggcaTACAATATGACAAGCGCAGCGCCCACGCCTATTGAAGATTTCTACCACCGAGCAACTATCAACGACAAAGGAAATTTCCAACAGTTAGCTTTCTACAAAGGAAATGGTGCCAGCCAATGGGATGTTGTATGGGAGGCAATTAAAGAGCCTTGCACGGTGGATAATATTTGTGGGGTGTTTGGTTTTTGCACTTCACCTGATAATAAAATAGTCAACTGCACATGCTTGCCTGGTTATTCACCTAGGGATCCAAACATTCCTTCCAAAGGATGTTACCCCAATGTAGTGATGGAATTTTGTGCACCAAATTCTTTGGCTTCAGATTTCACTATTGAAAGACTTGATGATTCTGATTTCCCAAACTTTGATTTCGCAAATTTGGCGAAAATTGAACAAACAGATGAGGATGGGTGCAGGGAGGAAGTGATGAATGACTGTTTCTGCGTGGCTGGCGTTTTTTACAGAGAATCTCATGTTTGTTACAAGAAGAGAATGCCTTTGGTGAATGGCAGAAGAAGCAACCCCGCCACTAATAATATGGTGGCATTTCTAAAAGTCCCTGTGGAGAATGACAATTTGGACCGTAAGGATAAAAAGGAATCTCCATCCAGTGCTGTTATATTGGCAAGCTTTTTGTCATGTTCGATACTTGCTGTGCTCTTTGCAGCCATTGGCATTTATCAACACCCTTGGGCTCAGCGTTATATATGTGTTCAACTTCAGCCACCTCCAAAAAGAAAACCGGTAGAGATAAACTTGAAGGCATATTCGTTTCAAGACTTGCAAGAAGCATCAAATGGTTTCAAGAATATTCTAGGCCAAGGTGCATTTGGTACTGTCTACAGTGGGGTTTTAACCTTAGAAGATGAAGAGGTTGAAGTAGCTGTTAAAAAGTTGGAGAGAGTGATTGAAAGAGGTGAGAAGGAATTCTTGACAGAAGTACAAGTAATAGGTTTGACACATCACAGGAATCTTGTGCGGTTGTTGGGTTATTGTAATGAGCATAATCACCGGCTTTTGGTTTATGAGCTAATGCAAAATGGGACTTTATCTAACTTCTTGTTTGGTGAAGAGGAAAGACCCAGCTGGGAAAGTAGAGCTCAAATTGCTCTTGGGATTGGAAGAGGTTTATTATATTTGCATGAAGAGTGTGAAACCCAGATCATCCACTGCGACATAAAGCCACAAAATGTTCTTCTTGACAACAATAACACTGCTAAGATAGCCGATTTTGGCCTAGCAAAGCTGCTGATGCCAAATCAAACTCGAACAAACACCAATGTTAGAGGAACAATGGGATATATAGCACCAGAATGGCTCAAGAATGCACCTGTAACAGCCAAGGTGGATGTTTACAGCTTTGGGGTCATGTTGCTTGAGATTATCTATTGTAGAAAGCACATGGAGTTGCATCCAGCTGCTGAATCAGCAGAGGTCGAGTACACAATTCTAACAGATTGGGTTTTGAGCTGTGTTAGAGATGGGAACTTAGAATCCACTGTGAGTAATGACACTGAACTTTTGAGTGATTACAAGAGGTTTGAGAGGATGGCTATGGTAGGAGTATGGTGCATATGTTCTAATCCAACTCTTCGACCATCAATGAAGAAGGTTGTTCAGATGTTAGAAGGAACTGTTGAAGTCGAAGTTCCTCCTCTGGTTGATGCACAAATATTTTAA